In the Salvelinus fontinalis isolate EN_2023a chromosome 34, ASM2944872v1, whole genome shotgun sequence genome, one interval contains:
- the LOC129833971 gene encoding exocyst complex component 7-like isoform X2, translating to MVSILSSLEGRLEHLENSVVPMHESTQNLLQLKGTMQKTLFYLDDAIGHYQAVRDTDKIIIQGPTGRLSDYLACVHRLKKAEEYFQQEDPDGPELNMLRGRLESAKSQLESQFQVLLGRYSKPVQTVTILDVLAKRSLNGSAGGVEEVQLIPQSRLQDIISISTWLIGEDAALTAKRRVSASKFKTRSLERNPSYHSLGKLEPSSFFTKKSYCSKLKTQSLGRKPSIENKPSMDSLGKLKANSLFTKMLGLKSFGIFKTQSLDRKPSLDKNPSLDSLGKLESSSSFTKVSTSKPCSRLNIPHIRHPSLESIPFLPRDSTSHTFPSCKPKPPASTSYILPYFRPKPSSAFDIKAHYAMVRSNQLDCSMKGLKDHKSRNLLCPVLQSKRVDSAVKKNKKTGRDSILDNETYMACITAFLSLAKSEYTMVSKVFPLNCSNTFETLIQVALNQLIQNGENIVSSVRRACSRHDYTALVTMLPVLGRLLEEDKEFNTLLKCTTSGTLAKLSKLLTSMKTLAARALKDFSAHVKSNPDRESMSKDGTVHEFNSNTILFLQQLLPFAYAVRSILYPHDVDSDTVTMEVSSSVQVDVQHDTDADESEEQPSDSQESKGNENQRALSPYVCKVLEHLQYNLQSKAKVYEDHALGAIFLLNNYNYILKSMKKGYDRDIYLQVISV from the exons TTCTACCTGGACGATGCCATCGGCCATTACCAAGCCGTCCGAGACACAGACAAGATCATCATACAGGG GCCTACAGGAAGACTTTCTGACTATCTAGCCTGTGTTCACCGACTCAAGAAAGCAGAGGAGTACTTTCAACAGGAAGACCCGGACGGGCCTGAGCTGAATATGCTG AGAGGCCGTTTAGAGAGTGCCAAGTCACAGCTGGAGTCCCAGTTCCAAGTCCTTTTGGGGCGCTACAGCAAGCCAGTGCAGACAGTCACAATCCTGGATGTCCTGGCCAAAAGGTCACTGAATGGGTCTGCAGGCGGAGTGGAGGAGGTACAACTCATACCCCAAAGTAGGCTTCAGGACATCATCTCCATCTCTACCTGGCTGATAG GTGAGGATGCAGCTCTGACAGCTAAGAGGAGAGTCTCTGCCAGCAAATTCAAAACACGGTCACTGGAAAGAAACCCATCCTACCACTCTCTGGGAAAATTGGAGCCCAGCAGCTTTTTCACCAAGAAGTCCTACTGCTCCAAACTCAAAACACAGTCTCTAGGCAGAAAGCCATCAATAGAAAACAAGCCATCAATGGACTCTCTTGGAAAACTGAAAGCAAACAGCTTGTTCACCAAGATGCTCGGCCTGAAGTCATTTGGTATATTCAAAACGCAGTCCCTGGACAGAAAGCCATCACTAGACAAGAATCCATCACTAGACTCCCTCGGAAAACTGGAATCCAGTAGCTCTTTCACCAAGGTATCCACCTCGAAGCCGTGCAGCAGACTGAATATTCCCCATATTAGGCACCCATCTTTGGAGTCCATCCCAtttctgcctagagactccaccTCCCATACCTTCCCATCCTGCAAACCCAAGCCCCCAGCTTCCACCTCCTACATCCTTCCATACTTcagacccaagcccagctcagcctTTG ACATCAAGGCCCACTACGCCATGGTGCGCTCCAATCAGTTAGACTGCTCCATGAAGGGTTTGAAGGACCACAAGAGTAGGAACCTCCTCTGCCCGGTGCTGCAGAGCAAGCGTGTGGATTCTGCCGTCAAGAAGAACAAAAAAACAG GGCGGGACAGCATATTAGACAATGAGACCTACATGGCCTGCATCACAGCCTTCTTGTCCCTGGCCAAGAGTGAATACACCATGGTGTCCAAAGTCTTCCCTCTGAACTGCTCCAATACCTTTGAAACTCTCATCCAG GTGGCTCTGAACCAGCTGATCCAGAATGGGGAGAACATTGTGTCCTCTGTCAGACGAGCCTGTTCACGTCACGACTACACAGCCCTCGTCACCATGTTACCTGTCCTGGGCCGTCTCCTGGAGGAGGACAAAGAGTTTAACACATTACTAAAG TGCACAACAAGCGGCACCTTGGCCAAGCTTTCCAAACTCCTTACATCTATGAAGACCCTGGCAGCCAGAGCACTGAAGGATTTTTCTGCTCACGTCAAG AGCAACCCTGATAGGGAGAGTATGTCCAAGGATGGAACGGTTCATGAATTCAACAGCAAT ACAATTCTATTCCTGCAGCAGTTGCTGCCCTTTGCATATGCTGTTCGGTCCATCCTTTATCCTCATGATGTAGACAGTGACACAGTAACTATGGAGGTGTCCAGTAGTGTTCAGGTGGACGTTCAACATGACACTG ATGCAGATGAATCAGAAGAACAGCCATCAGACAGTCAGGAGTCCAAGGGGAATGAAAATCAGAGAGCACTGAGTCCTTATGTCT GTAAGGTGCTGGAGCATCTCCAGTACAACCTACAGAGTAAGGCCAAGGTGTACGAGGACCACGCTCTCGGGGCCATCTTCCTCctcaacaactacaactacatcCTCAAGTCAATGAAGAA GGGTTATGACAGGGACATCTACCTGCAGGTCATCTCTGTTTGA